CTGTCAAGTTCAGAGGAGGGCTGTCAATTGTACACTTTCAGCAACCGCACGCAGTATCTGCTTTGCCATACTTTCCGACAGGTGATTACAGTGGTAGGtcgctcgttttcttttcccgactaaacatatttaaatggCGGTAACATAGGTCGCAAACCGGTGAAGTTTAACGAAGTGATTCCTTCTCTCCCCATTTCACAGACCGGCACGAAAGTTTGCACATCAGAAACCCAAAATGGCCGCATGGAGAGCAGCTGGTTTGAAGTGAGTAGCGTAGGGGGTGCAGTGTTTTTCTTGGACATTACATAATCAAGAAGTTTGATTCTTTTAAAACTTCTAGTTACATCAACTATTCCAACATCGCGGCGCGTTTACTCCGAAAAGCCCTTAAGCCCGACCTGAGAGCACAGGCTGCCCGCCGAGATGAGTCGCACATCAAATTCACCAAgtggcagaacggaaagccGGAGAGTAAGTAGCCATCGTACGCCATCGACAGCATCCAGTGTCTCGTTGATATATTGATTTTGTTGGGACCTAAGTTCCATCGTCTATTACGCACTTGGTAAACAATACTTACCAGTGAAAAGTTGACGGTATTCATAATGTATCAATTTTAGGCCTTCTGCTATCAATTTTCTATAAATAGAGACAAAACTTACGATTTCATTGCCTCAGGAGTGCATCCTGCTTGACATTTGCTTACGGAAACatgcaaacataaaatatgctCTCCATTTATAGTATCAAAAGAAATCGTTTCAAAATCCAGATGAATGTGAACGGTGTCCTAGCGCCAAACGAAGTATTAAAAGTAATCAATTTATGGAATCTCACATGAGAAAGCGGTTTGAAAATAACTCGTATAAGATAAAACATATTAGGCTGTTGCTATCGTGTTTAGTACCGCAACATTATTTGGTGAAGTATTCTTGTAAACTTGGTTTTTGTAACCTAACTACTGACCTACCTTAAGGTATATGTGGAATAAGAAATGGGTAgcttaatttcatttcatttttacttttacagATGAAAAATAGGCCTTTTAAAACCTTTTATAGTTTTCTCCCATCGTAAGTGCAGGTTTTCagttgagtgtgtttggttttttgcctTGGTTTGGATAAATATATTGAGTTTTACAATTCCCACACTAAGAATTTCGAAGCTTgagttttgctttcgtttataACAGAATGATACCTGCATGTGTTTGCACTTTTTTATTGCTATATCATTTAGTGGTATGAACTGATATCTGTATTTTCTTCTCTCAATTGTAGAAGTTGTCAGCGAGGCCAAGTAAATGACTGTTGATCATGATTTCCTCAGCGACCCGGCATACCATCGCAATCCGCTGTTAGTGAACGAATTAAACCACAGTGTCACAAACGTGAACATCAAATAATTATcgatttatttcattcaagTGGCGTGAAAGAAACACTgcttttgagctttttgcgtTAAAATGGGCACCAAAtctatgtttttttgtatctaGATATGTTCAAGCGGATCTAAACAGTAAGAAGAACAAATATAAATACCAGGATTGTACAAAAGGTAATGTTAGTATTGGCTATTTTGATGTACAATTATGATGCATTTTTGTCTAATATCTAATGCAATACTTATTGGAAACAAGACGCCATGGTTTAGTTGCTTGAATTGGTCATCAGTTTCTtcgagtaaaataaaattaccggaaaagaattgatattatttGATGCCGAAATATTTAAGTGGTGGTTCTGCATCGCAGAAGTCGGTAGGCTTTGTTGGCGggatatatatatacatatatttcAGGTGGGCTGAAGTTATGTattatttcaaaaattaaCACATAAGCCAACTATAAATCAATGTGGTCAATAGAACTCACAAAACTACCGTTTTTCGctattttaatgtatttttatatttttcgcaCAAACGAGTTTATTATCCAATATTACAACAAATCTGAAATCTCAGAAAACATTAGTAAAAACCTACTCCCTGACTGACCATACCTAATGTTACCCACGGACTGACTTTGCCAATCCTGTTATGTTGTTTAGAATAACATGGTTGTCATTCGCCGGGGAAGTTGTATATAAACAAAGACTTCATAGTGCTCAATCTTAATTCAcagtaaaaatgttaaaatctcGACACTTATTCGCGCTATTCGTTCGTAAACATCCGTTGAAGCAGTACTGTTGCAGAAGAATACAGTTTTCGGCCAGTGTTGCGGTAAAAAAGTTTCTTGACTCGGAAAATGATTACGCCAGCCACGTGCTGCAGACTATGCAGCTTCAAAAGAATGCTGCGGGTTTTCCCAATGGTATCGGAGCGCCAGAGTCGGTTTTAAATCAGCAGTTGGAATCGGTAGACTCGTGGCACAGTGATCCTAACAAAATTGTTGagcttttatttaatattgtaGCATCcatcaaaaatgaaacagacGGTGCATTATCCATAGAGGACCGGAGGTTCGACGTTTTTATAACTCGTTTTGAGCAAACCGTACCAAACTTCACCGACGCCCAGCTTTCCCGGGCCCTGCAGGCACTAGCTAAAATGGGAGAAACAGCTTCGATTCATGATCCAAACTATCTCCGCCTGTGGACCTCGCTGGACAACGAATGCTTGGAGCGTATAGTCGATTGGAACGTTGAGATGCTGCTCCAGATGGCGGATATGTGGTACCCGCTCCGGCTTGCAAGGCAAGGGAAGTACGTGAACAAGGCGCTGTGGAAGATAAGTAACCGCTTACGCAAACTATCACCGCAGCAGCTAGTGAAGACggtgttctacgtcaacctgACACGGGTACCGTTGGAGAACATGATGGACATCGAGGTGAATTTCAGCCAAAACTTCGACTCGTTCAGTATCGATGACGTTGCCGTGCTTTGCATgggatttttcaaaactgaaactCCGATTAGGAGCGCCGAGCTGCTTGAGAAGATATACGACAAGCTCATCGTAAGCCTCGCTTCGGTGGAGGATATCCCGCTGACTGCAATTTTAAAACTGTTACGTTATTCGTCACGAATCCCGAATGCCTCCTCTATGGAAAAGCTCCTAGCCGCACTGGTACCGGAAATATCTCGCCTCTCTCTTTTAGCTTGTCTGCACATTGCACTCCTAGGAAGCGACATCCACCTCTGCCACACGGAAAGTCTCGAGTTGATTGTTGAGAAATTTCATCGTAACATCTCCAGCCTGCGACTGAAGGATATGGAACGCATTGCGTTCGTGCTTGCCCATAACAACGTCGCACTGCGAGATGCTCGGGATGAGGCGCTGTGTCAAGACATACTGGCGGAGGTACCGAACCGGGTGGCGGAAATTGTGCAATATCCCAAATGCTACATCGCGCTGCTGCACTTTTTATCGATGAAAAATATCTATCACCCGGATCTAATATCGGCCGCCTTCGACCAGCGTTTCCTGCAGCTTACGTATAACAAAAACATCGCCGGAGCTGGCCGGGAAGCCGTTACGCTCGATGCCTTCGCCGGCATCAATTTGTCGGAGCGATACTCTGGCAATCGCTTTCCACCTGCCTCTTTCCGGCTGGTCTGTAAGCTAACGCAGGACTACCTGCCCAACCCGAAGTACCGGTTAACCAAGTCGGACAAAATGCTGCTGgacattcagagcaccttTCAGACAGCGTATAATGATCATTGCCGGATAGTCCATTTGCTACCCCACTATCAGCGCCCGGATGTGCTCTTCTGCTTTGACGAGCGCACTGGCCTGGCGCTTTCCTTGGACTCGTTTATGGATTCGGTTGGTAGCCACGAAATATTGACTCGGGAAGCAATTCTGAAGGAGCGAAGTCAGGAGCGAAACTTGCGGTTAGTAGCAATCGTTGTCGGATCTTGGAACTGTTACGTTCGAGGCGTAAAACGGCGAACCGGAGGGTACACGATGAAGCTACATCAGCTCAAACTTTTGAACTACGAAACAGTagaggtaggttttttttctaaatcatTTCAATTACGTTGCGTAGTTAATTTATGTATACACTTTGAAACGTGCTTACGTTATTCCTAATGGTTTTTAGCAACATGAGTTTTATAAAGTCATACACCGTTATACGATTGatgcttgttttcttttctagaTTCCATGGTACGAGTGGCCAGTGTTCTCGCGGGATGATATGCAACGCTATCTCACCAGTAGACTTGTCCAGTACTTTCCTAGACATAGTAAAACCAGCGTGCGTCTCGTGAAACGGGAATAAAATAACACTATCGCTGAATAGTTGGCATGGTTgtagaaaaaatacatttagAATTTTTTATTACTGAGGTAAGAAACATGTAACTCTTTCGCTACTCAAGGAGCTTcgttaacgttttcttcgTGTACTCGTATACCACAAAGAGCACCGCTGTAGCAGGAATGGTTCGAACGATCGTTGGCAGCAGCCCGTTGTAGAAGGCAAGCACGCCTTCCTTGCGGAAGATGTCCAGCCCGACCTGCGTCATGCTCGCCCGCATACTGTACACCTGTATGCGGCTCTTGATCACGTCGGCCGGAAAAATGACCGTCCAGAGGGCGACACCGCCGACCGCACCCGCCACCATCGTTCGCAGTGGCCCGATGTCGTCCTTCGTTTGGCCTGGTTTTGTGTAAAACTCACGCGTCATCTCGTATCcaccgaagaagaaaaagtagcccggcaTTTCGCGCGCGAATGTCGATGTCAGGCCGCGAAACATGCCCGGTATGCCCTCGGTACGTAGGATTTGACTTACTAGAGCGTAGGATGATATGGTCGGACGGGATTTGCcatccgccgccgccgcctgcGCCTGCGATTGCGTTTCCCGCAGTGCCTGGAGCTTGCACTTTATCAACTCGGTCGGGCAGAGGGTGAAGGACGAGAAAAAAGCGGCCAGGAAGCCTGCGGTCGCGTTCTCCAGCGTCGATAGTTCGGTCAGGTTTTGTTTGTGCACGGTACGCCCCACCAGCTTTTGGCAGGCACCGTACGCAGCAAATAATACTGAGTTCTCGGCCACGTTCGCGACAACGGCCGGCAGTGTCCCAGCGTACAGGCCCCTCACGATGCCGTCACGCTTGAATGTCTGCACCGTGCAGTTCACCAGACCCTTGTACAGTCCTGGAAaggtttgcattttcaccttcaCCGTGTCCATCGGTTGGCTCACGTAGACTAGAGCGACTCCACCTAGAGAATTCGGTTGGGATTGAAGGGCAAGCGTGAGCTAGGTAGTGAAGGTGCGGAGGTTTGGCGCCGAAGAACTTACCTAAGCAACCGGCAGTGAAATCAATCACGCCTGTTTTTAAACTGCTGGCTTCACCTGTCCCGTGCATTTTTATTCCG
This region of Anopheles coustani chromosome X, idAnoCousDA_361_x.2, whole genome shotgun sequence genomic DNA includes:
- the LOC131269062 gene encoding protein stunted-like isoform X1, translated to MAAWRAAGLNYINYSNIAARLLRKALKPDLRAQAARRDESHIKFTKWQNGKPEKVVSEAK
- the LOC131269062 gene encoding protein stunted-like isoform X2, producing the protein MAAWRAAGLNYINYSNIAARLLRKALKPDLRAQAARRDESHIKFTKWQNGKPESK
- the LOC131268616 gene encoding uncharacterized protein LOC131268616; this encodes MGETASIHDPNYLRLWTSLDNECLERIVDWNVEMLLQMADMWYPLRLARQGKYVNKALWKISNRLRKLSPQQLVKTVFYVNLTRVPLENMMDIEVNFSQNFDSFSIDDVAVLCMGFFKTETPIRSAELLEKIYDKLIVSLASVEDIPLTAILKLLRYSSRIPNASSMEKLLAALVPEISRLSLLACLHIALLGSDIHLCHTESLELIVEKFHRNISSLRLKDMERIAFVLAHNNVALRDARDEALCQDILAEVPNRVAEIVQYPKCYIALLHFLSMKNIYHPDLISAAFDQRFLQLTYNKNIAGAGREAVTLDAFAGINLSERYSGNRFPPASFRLVCKLTQDYLPNPKYRLTKSDKMLLDIQSTFQTAYNDHCRIVHLLPHYQRPDVLFCFDERTGLALSLDSFMDSVGSHEILTREAILKERSQERNLRLVAIVVGSWNCYVRGVKRRTGGYTMKLHQLKLLNYETVEIPWYEWPVFSRDDMQRYLTSRLVQYFPRHSKTSVRLVKRE
- the LOC131268617 gene encoding mitochondrial ornithine transporter 1, with the protein product MHGTGEASSLKTGVIDFTAGCLGGVALVYVSQPMDTVKVKMQTFPGLYKGLVNCTVQTFKRDGIVRGLYAGTLPAVVANVAENSVLFAAYGACQKLVGRTVHKQNLTELSTLENATAGFLAAFFSSFTLCPTELIKCKLQALRETQSQAQAAAADGKSRPTISSYALVSQILRTEGIPGMFRGLTSTFAREMPGYFFFFGGYEMTREFYTKPGQTKDDIGPLRTMVAGAVGGVALWTVIFPADVIKSRIQVYSMRASMTQVGLDIFRKEGVLAFYNGLLPTIVRTIPATAVLFVVYEYTKKTLTKLLE